The region GGCGCTGATCCTGATTGATACGCTGTTATCGCCATTGATTGTGCCAGCTACCTTATATGTCCTGATGGGGGCGAGCGTACAGATGGACGCCGGTGAGATGATGCGGGGCCTGCTCTGGATGGTGGTGCTCCCCTCCGTAGCGGGAATGCTGCTGAATCAATTCAGCAAAGGCAAGATCAGTGCTGCCTGCGGGCCGCCGCTGGCCCCGTTCGTCAAGGTGGGCTTGTTCACGGTGGTGTCAATCAACGGTGCCAGCATTGCCCGGTACCTGAAGCATCCGGACGGCAAACTCGTTCTAATTATTGCGGTTACCTTCGTTACGGTTGCGCTCGGCTATGTTATTGGAGCATTCGTCTCGCGCCGCCTCCATTATGACCATGAGAGCTCCGTGGCCGTGCAGTTCAACTCCGGCATGCGTAATCTCAGTGCAGGCGCAGTATTGGCTGTGAGCTACTTCCCGCCAGCCGTGGCGCTGCCTGTGATCTCCGGTATGCTGTTCCAGCAGATTCTGGCTGCCTGCTCCGGCTTGTTCATCCGCAGCAGGGTGAGACGGCGGCAGGTGGCTGATCAGCGGACAGATCGGCCGGGTGCCCCAGCCCCGGCAGACAGCCGCAGCCCGATGTAGAATAGCCCCCGTTATATGAACCCGTTTTTCCTGATCATGCCGCTGTCAGTGGCAGAAAGGAAGAGCGGGTTTTGTAGTGTGTGTGGGATAAAAATGTATAATTAATGCCTTGTTTCGACAAAATTCGATATTATTTCTGAAAATACTACAAGGAATATTCATTATTTTCGAGGAAAATCCGATAATTATTGTAATAATGTAACCATTTTGGCGGTTTGGAAGCTATATAAGCAGCACTCAAGAAATAAACGAAAAGCAAAAAGAAGCGGAGGGGAAATTTGGAACTGTAGGAGTGATAGCGTCCGCCTTTGTCAACGGATTTCTACCACGAAGAGCGGATTAAATCTGAGAAATCCGTTGACAACAGCGGCCGAAAGTCCAAATGTTCACCGCAGTGACGACCTAGCTTCGAGTTCAAAACAAAGTGCGCTTTATTAGTGGATTAGAAAAGGGCGGAAGGAAGTAGAAAATCATGAAGATTCGTATGAAGCTATCGGTTATGATGATTGTCGTTACACTTATTTCTACAGCATTAATGGGGATTTTTACGTACACCAAATCTACAGGAACCATCATGAATCTTACTGAATCTTCCATGGGACAGATGAGCACCAATAAAGCGCAGACCATTGCCGCCATGATTGATAAAGAGAAGCGTAGTATGCAGCTGGTAGCCGGGGATAGCGAGATTGTACAGCTTTTGACGCAGGCAGGAAATAACGGACTCAGCGCCGGAAATCCCCTGCAGAATCAAGTGAATGTGAAGCTTCAGGGTCTGGTGAAGGATGCAGGCAACCTGGAGCATATGTTTGTGGTTGATCTGAAGGGAACGGCGGTGGCGGATAGCGATACCAAGCTGGTCGGCGCCAACTTCAGCGACAGAAATTATACGAAGAATGTCTTGAAGACCGGGTTGCCTGTAATCAGCGAGACGCTGAAATCCAAGTCCACAGGGGCTTATATTCTGGCTTTTGTCCATCCGGTGATGAGCGGTGAGAATATGATCGGGTTCGTCGCTTCGGCAGTCCGGGCGGACAGTCTGGTGACTTATCTGGCAGATGCCAAGGTGGCGGGTGCACCTTCCTCTTATGCTTACCTGGTGGATGAAACGGGGAATACGCTGTATCATCCCGACGGGAAGAAAATAGGTTCACTGGTGGAGAACGAATCTATCAAAGCCGTGGTTGAGCGGGTGAAGGCGGGGGAGAGCGTTGCGGATGGCATTGTGGAATATACCTTCAACGGGGCTAAGAAAAAAGCTGCCTACACCGTGCTCCCGGAGACGAAATGGACTCTGGTGCTGACCGGAGATGTGGACGAGGTGCTGCAGCCGGTGAGCGAGATGACGAATTTCATTATGCTGCTCGGCCTGGGAAGCCTGCTGCTCACTCTGCTGATCGGGACTACAGTGGCTACCCGGATCTCCTCACCGATTATCAAGCTCACGGAGCTGGTTAACCGCACGGCGGAGCTGGATCTCAAGTATGATAATCAATATGAATATTTGACTAAAAGTAAAGACGAGACAGGAACCATCGCCAAGGCAATGTTCCATACCCGCGCGGCGCTGCGTGAGATGGCCGGCAGTCTGATTGCCATCTCCTCCAAGGTGCTGGACAATGCCGAGACGCTGGAGAAGCTGTCGAACGAAGTCAGAGAGAATGCGCATGATAACTCAGCCACTACCGAGCAGTTGTCGGCAGGTATGGAGGAGACAGCGGCTTCTACTGAGGAGATGACGGCGGCCATTCACGAGGTTCAGAACTTTGTCAGCATGATCACCAGCAAGGTAAAAGAAGGCTCCGGCTTATCCAGCCAGATTACGGAGCGGGCCCTGGCCCTTCAGCATGATGCGGTGACCTCCACCGGGAACGCGAAGCAGATCTATAGCTCGGTCCGCAGTGAAATGCAGAAGGCTATCGAGCAATCGGGAGCGATCCACGAGATCAACGTGCTGGCAGATACGATTCTCTCGATTACCAGCCAGACCAATCTGCTGGCCCTGAACGCAGCAATTGAAGCTGCACGTGCGGGTGAGGCAGGCCGGGGCTTCGCCGTGGTCGCCGGTGAGATCCGCAAGCTGGCCGAGAAGTCCTCCGAGACGGCGGCCGGCATTCAGGAGGTGGTTAAGAATGTCTATTCCTCCGTAGAGCAGATGAAGGAGCATTCTGAAGCCGTGCTGACGTTCATTGACCGCAATGTGCTGGGCGATTATGAGCGCCTGACCGAGGTCGGCCATAAGTATAACAGTGATGCTTCCACGATTAACGAGCTTATGAGCCAGTTCGAGGAGTCAGCCGATCATCTGAACGAGACCGTCTCCAGCATCGCTATCGCTGTCAATGAAGTGGCGGCTACTGTGAACGAGGGAGCTGTCGGCGTGCAGGATATTGCGGAGAAGACGGCCGATATTGTGGAGAAGACCTTCCATGAAGCCACCATGGCGGATGAGAATACGCAGAGTGCCAAGGAGATGCAGCAACTGGTAGAGAGATTCAAAATCTAAGCCGGTTTCAGCAGATCTTTACCTGGGCTTCATCTGTTTTTAAGCTTGAGGGGGTATAGTACTCACATACCCCCCTTTAATATAACTTTTGGCCCCGCCGGACGCTGGCGGGGCCCCTTTTTTTATTTCTCGCTGAAACGAATGCCATCCTTTAAAAGGACGGCAAGGCCGTTTCCACTTGTGTACACTATTTGCACAGAAGCCGGGGCATCCGGTATGCTATATGTAAGTATAATACTGGAAGGAGGACGCTTCATGAGAAGATTAATGCTCAGCTCTGCGCAGAGTCTATGGACCCACACACAGCGGTTAATGTGCAGAGCGGATAGCTATACTCCGCTGTAACGATTCCCCAGTTCCTCTGTGAATACCTGTCTGATAGACTCTGCTGCCTTGATAAGTTGAACTAACTTAAAAGGAGCGGAGCAAGATGAAATATATTAATGCAGATGTGATATTGCCGCAGCAGCTGCTGCAGGAGATTCAGAAATATATGCAGGGCGGGATGCTCTATATCCCGAAGTCCGAGGGACAGCGCAAGCGGTGGGGGGAGAATTCAGGCGGCAGATCCTACTTAAGCGCCCGGAACCAGTCCATCCGTGAGCATTATGCCAGCGGACTAAGCGTAACCGAACTGGCGGAGCAATTCTGCCTGTCAGCCGACAGCATCAAGAAGATTGTGTATGGAAACAAGCAGAGAGGATAGAGGTCTTAAAGGCACATAAGGTAGCCATTTCTGCTTATGGGGTTCACCCCGGGCTGGCTTCGATTGCACTATGTACATTCCACTCGCAAGTACTCAAGCTGATCCACCCTAAACAGTGAGGCTGTCCCAAGAAGTCGCGTCATGACTCTTGGAGCAGCCTCTTCTTTTTGTGCAAAAGTCAGGTTATACCTGTCTATTATCTATGTCCGCCGCCTCCGCCAACCCTATAATGAATGCAGACATCCATATGAGGGGGCAGGAAGATGAAATTAGAAACAGCAGCAAGGGATATAGTACTGCGGGCGCTCAAGGCGTATGAATTAGATTGGACGAAGATCGAATATATTGGACAATCCGATAACATTACCTTCAAGCTAGAGACGGAAACTGCGGGGAAGCTGCTGCTGCGGCTTCATGACGAACGGTGCAGCCGGGCAGAAATTCTGTCGGAGCTGGAGTGGCTTAGGCATCTCAGCGGTGCAGCGGAGCTGGTTGTCCCTGTGGGGCTGCCCGATTCAAGCGGCAGTTATATCCTTGAGACTGGCAATGAAGCTGGCAATGAAACTGGCGGTGAAGCGCAGCAGCTTAACTATGTTACCCTGATGCGCTGGGTCGAAGGGGAGCATTCAGCGGGCAATCTGCAAGATGAACAGCTCTACGCTGTAGGGGTGATGCTGGCTGGGATGCATGAAGCGGGCAAACAGTTTGTACCCTCCGCTGAGTTCACCCGGCCGGCTTGGGGAGCGGACAGCTTCCGCAAGGAATGGGATAAGCTGGAGAAGCATCATGAGGTTATGGTCCCGGAAGCTGGGTGGAAGCTCTATCAGGCTGCCGCCGCCAGAATCCCTAGTGAACTCAATGCTATGACGCCGGCCCCCGGAAGCTATGGCCTGATTCACGGTGATCTGCACTTTGGGAACGTGGTATTCGCTGAGGGTCAGCCCCGGGCAATTGATTTCGGCCGCTGCGGCTACGGCTATTACCTCTATGATCTGACCGCGGCTCTGCTGGAGCTGTCCGCGGAGCAGCGCAGGAGCCTGATTCGGGGCTACAGCAGCGTCCGTGCGCTGGAACCTGATTATGAACGGAAGCTGGAATGCTTCTTTGTCATGATCATGATCAGTAATTACAGCCATCACATCTCTAATCCGGATGAGCTCCCCGGCTTGCGCGAAGAACAGCCGTATGCGCTGGCTTACCTTAGAGAATACGTGAACGGCGCGAGCTTTTTGTTCAGGAGAATTGAACCCTTCGTGATAGCGTGAGGGGCCGTACTTCACTTGCTGTTCCCCGGAAGATGCCGGTGGAGCGGCTTTTTTGTGTGCGCCGGTGCCGCCGCCTAATTCCGACTCATCCCTATTGAGCCATCCGTCAGACCCTTTGTCCTCTGTCCGGCAATCTGTAAATATGTCCATTGATCCTAGAATGAGGACATTTTTTGCGCTCCCCCGTGGCGTTACCATAAAGATATCAAAGAGCAGCCAGCTTTGAATCACCGGTAAAAGGGGCGTATACAGATGAAAAGATCCATGCAAAAATCAGCATCTATCCTAATGACGGTCATGATGTCGGCCATGGTTGTAACCGCTTGCGGCGGAAACAATGCGAACAGCGGCAGCGGCGGCAATACCGCA is a window of Paenibacillus sp. FSL H3-0469 DNA encoding:
- a CDS encoding bile acid:sodium symporter family protein, translated to MRTMLGAVRRGLISSNRVLERIMPLLTPAAIVVGVLNEVSLLPLTWLVPWIFAGMTLIGSLKSNFRDLLAVLVKPQKLIILLVILHVVMPLIGWLAAMLFFPGDPYTVTGYVLLFAIPTGVVSVVWVSMHGGNIALTLALILIDTLLSPLIVPATLYVLMGASVQMDAGEMMRGLLWMVVLPSVAGMLLNQFSKGKISAACGPPLAPFVKVGLFTVVSINGASIARYLKHPDGKLVLIIAVTFVTVALGYVIGAFVSRRLHYDHESSVAVQFNSGMRNLSAGAVLAVSYFPPAVALPVISGMLFQQILAACSGLFIRSRVRRRQVADQRTDRPGAPAPADSRSPM
- a CDS encoding methyl-accepting chemotaxis protein: MKIRMKLSVMMIVVTLISTALMGIFTYTKSTGTIMNLTESSMGQMSTNKAQTIAAMIDKEKRSMQLVAGDSEIVQLLTQAGNNGLSAGNPLQNQVNVKLQGLVKDAGNLEHMFVVDLKGTAVADSDTKLVGANFSDRNYTKNVLKTGLPVISETLKSKSTGAYILAFVHPVMSGENMIGFVASAVRADSLVTYLADAKVAGAPSSYAYLVDETGNTLYHPDGKKIGSLVENESIKAVVERVKAGESVADGIVEYTFNGAKKKAAYTVLPETKWTLVLTGDVDEVLQPVSEMTNFIMLLGLGSLLLTLLIGTTVATRISSPIIKLTELVNRTAELDLKYDNQYEYLTKSKDETGTIAKAMFHTRAALREMAGSLIAISSKVLDNAETLEKLSNEVRENAHDNSATTEQLSAGMEETAASTEEMTAAIHEVQNFVSMITSKVKEGSGLSSQITERALALQHDAVTSTGNAKQIYSSVRSEMQKAIEQSGAIHEINVLADTILSITSQTNLLALNAAIEAARAGEAGRGFAVVAGEIRKLAEKSSETAAGIQEVVKNVYSSVEQMKEHSEAVLTFIDRNVLGDYERLTEVGHKYNSDASTINELMSQFEESADHLNETVSSIAIAVNEVAATVNEGAVGVQDIAEKTADIVEKTFHEATMADENTQSAKEMQQLVERFKI
- a CDS encoding CD3324 family protein, which produces MKYINADVILPQQLLQEIQKYMQGGMLYIPKSEGQRKRWGENSGGRSYLSARNQSIREHYASGLSVTELAEQFCLSADSIKKIVYGNKQRG
- a CDS encoding phosphotransferase, whose product is MKLETAARDIVLRALKAYELDWTKIEYIGQSDNITFKLETETAGKLLLRLHDERCSRAEILSELEWLRHLSGAAELVVPVGLPDSSGSYILETGNEAGNETGGEAQQLNYVTLMRWVEGEHSAGNLQDEQLYAVGVMLAGMHEAGKQFVPSAEFTRPAWGADSFRKEWDKLEKHHEVMVPEAGWKLYQAAAARIPSELNAMTPAPGSYGLIHGDLHFGNVVFAEGQPRAIDFGRCGYGYYLYDLTAALLELSAEQRRSLIRGYSSVRALEPDYERKLECFFVMIMISNYSHHISNPDELPGLREEQPYALAYLREYVNGASFLFRRIEPFVIA